The stretch of DNA ACCGCTCTCACCGGGTGTAGTGCCACGACCCCCTTCGTCGGGAAACGGGAGGAGTCGACGCGGACCGTCGACGCCGCGGGACTCGACTCGCTGGCCGTCGATACCCAGATCGGCGATATCCGAGTAGTCGGAACCGACCGCGACGACGTCCGGATCCGCGCCGTCAAACAGGCCAGTTCCGTCCGTGCGGACATCTCGAAGCTCTCGCTTGACGTCCAGCGCAGCGACGGCACGCTCCGGCTCCAGTCGGACTGGACGGGCAGCACCGGCCTGTTCGCCGGTCGCCCATCGCTTGACCTCGACGTGGAACTCCCGCGCTCGCTCGCCGTCGACGGCGTCCGGACGCGAGTCGGCGACGCCGACGTGACCGACGTCGCCGGCGACCTGGAGGTCCGGAGCGACACGGGCGACGTGTCGGCCTCCGGGGTCGCCGGTGCCGTCACGGCGATCTCACAGACAGGGGACGTGACCGTTCGTTCGCCCGAGGTGCTGGCGGAGGCCACCGCTCAGACCGGCGACGTGGACGTCGAAATCCCCGCGATCGACGGCGAGACGACGGTCGAGACGCAGACGGGCGACGTGACCGCCCGGGTCGCCGCCGACCTCGACGCCGCGCTCGTCGCACAGACACAGACCGGCGACGTCCGCGTCGACGGACTCACGCTTCGCGAGTCCGAGTCCGACGACGGGTTCTCGGGTGACTCGATCCGGGGGACGCTGGGCGACGGCGGCCCGCGACTCACCCTCGAAGCACAGACCGGCGACGTGACGGTCCGGCCCATCGAGTAGCCGCGGACGTCGTCGCAGCCGCCCCCTTCTCGACGGCCGCGTGCCCGCGACCGCTCAGGTCCCCTCCAGCGAGTAGAGGACGGCGACCAGCCCGGCGTTGAAACAGCCCAACACGCCGAGCAGCGTCTCGGCGTCCGAGAGGTCCGCCAGCGGCGCGACCCCGTAGTTGACGAGGAAGGGCAGGACCGCGATGCAGGCGACGCCGACCGCGAGCAGGCGCATCGTCCCGCTGTCGTTCCGGCGCGCGCCGCGGTAGGCCAGCCCCGCGACGGCGGCCCCGAGCACGGCGGTCAGGGCGGCCGTCAGGAACCGGACCGTGGCGGGGTCAACGGCGACCATAGACCACCCCCAGGATGAGGAGGAGCCCGACCGCCTGGCTCGCGGTCGCGGCCGCGGCCCGGAGCGTCGGGTCCGTCCCCGGCACGTTCGAGAGGACGAGTCGCAACAGGATCGGCACCGTCGTCAGCAGGACCAGTCCGACGCCGAGCAGCCCCATCCCGCGGCCGCCGCTCGCCCGGTAGCCCCGGTAGAGCCGCACCGCGAGGTACAGCGAGAGCACCGTCGCGAGGAACAGCGCCCCGAACACGAGCAGGACGACGGTCGGCGACCCGCCGGTGGTCGTCTGGAGCGCGAGCGCCGTCGGTGCGGGGTGTGGGCCGGTCATTTGAATCCCTCGTACAGTCGCGTGAACGTGTCCGCGGGCGACTCCGTCCGCTCGACCTCGACGGTGAACCCGTCCTCGCCGAGGTCGACGTGGACCGCGTCCAGCGTCGCCCGGTAGGCCTTGTAGTGGTGCCCGTCGGGGTCGAGTCGCTGTTCCGTCTCTAGCAGGTCCGCCGCCTCGAGCCGGTCGACGCGCCGGTAGACCGTCGACGGGTCGGCGTCGCAGGCCTCGCTGAGCGCGTCGACGGAGCGAGCCTCGTCGCGCGTCGCTTCGAGGATGGTCCGAGCGTAGTCGTCGCTGACGAGGTCGACGACGTCGGCGTCCGGACCGCTCTCGCTCATCGTTCGCCGGGTTCTGTCCGGGGCACCATATCTCTCCGGGATCGACGCGACCCGCACATCGACTCTGCCGGGAGTGAGAGCGGGCGGCTCACGTAAGGAGAGGCACGCTTGCACGCTGCGCAAACGGCGGTGGGTTTTTACGTACCCGCCCGCGCTACCGTCGGTTGCGATGGGCCGCATCCCCGCCGACGACCGGACGCTCCGCCGAGCCGCCCGAACCGTCCTCGCCGCGCCGGTTCGGACACAGACCTACCGGAACCTCCTGTACCTGCTCGTGGCGTTCCCGCTGGGGGTCGTCTACCTCGTGGTCTTCTCCGTCGGTCTCTCGCTCGGGCTGGGACTGCTCCCGATCCTCGTGGGCGTCCCCGTCCTGGCGCTGTTTCTCGGCGTCGCCCTTGCCATCGCGGAGTTCGAGCGCCGACTCAGCGGCGCGCTCCTCGACCGCCCGATCGAGCACAGGCGGAGCCTCGACGGCGAGACGCCGCGGGAGCGGACCACCTCGCTGCTGACCGATCCCCGCACGTGGGGCGCGGTCGTCTACCTCCCCGTGAAGTTCGCCGTCGGGACGCTGGCGCTGATCGTCGCCCTCACCTCGCTGTCGACGGCAGCAGCCCTCCTGTTCGTCCCCTTCTACTACGACCAACCGGGTGTGTACGTCGGCTTCGTCACCGACCGGCCCGTGGAGCTCCACCCGGCGCTGTACATCGGCTGGAACAACCTCCTCGTCGGGTTCGACACCGTCCTCAGCGTCGGCGCGTGGCGGGTCCGGACCCTCCCCGAGGCGCTCGTGGTCGCTGCCCTCGGCGCGGTCCTTATGTTCGCCGCGCTGGCGCTCCTGAACGCGCTTGCCGTCGCCTCGGGCTGGCTGACCAGCGTGCTGCTCGGTGGCGGCTACGACATTATCGGACGGTACTTCGCGAGCAGCGCAGAGTAGCGTCCGGGACTTTTGCCGTTGGCCGACGAACGGCGACGTATGGACACCGAGACCGCGCGCGGCGTCCTGCTGGGACTGGCCTGTGGCGACGCCCTGGGGCGGCCAGTCGAGGGGTGGCACGCCGACCGCATCGAACGCCGGCACGGCACCGTCGACTCGATGCTGGGGAACGGCGTCCACCACTTGCCGCCCGGCTCGATCACCGACGACACCGAGATGGCGCTGTGTCTCGCCCGTTCGCTGGCCGAGCGGGAGACGTGGGACCCGGACGACGCCGCCGACCGGTTCGTCGCCTGGGCGCGGGACGACCCCACGGGGATGGGCGGGATGACCAGACGCGTCCTCTCCCGGGCGTCGAAGGGGGAAGACTGGCGGACCGCGGCCCGGGAGACCTGGGCGGCCAGTCCGGAGGGACAGAACGCCGGCAACGGGAGCGTGATGCGCTGTGCGCCCGTCGCCGTCGCGTTCGCCGGCGACCGGGAACGGCTGGTCGAGGCCAGTCGCGAGTCGTCGCGGCTCACCCACTGGGACCCGCGGTGTGTCGACGCCTGTGCGGCGCTGAACCTCGCCATCGCGGCGGCGGCCCGCGGCGATGACCCCGTAGCGAGCGCCCGCGAGGGGCTCCGGGCGACGGTCGATGACCCGTCCGAGGAGGTACTGACCGCGCTCGACCGCGCCGTCGACGGCGAGGCGCTGCCCGTCACCGCCTACGTCGTCGACACGCTGACAGCGGGCGCGGGGCACGCGCTCGCCGCCGACTCCGCCCGCGAGGCGATCGTCGCGGCCGTGAACAACGGCGGCGACACGGACACCGTCGGTGCCGTCGCCGGGGCGCTCGCCGGCGCTCGGTTCGGCCGCGAGCGGCTCCCGGACGCGTGGCTCGACGACCTCGAAGCCCGCGAGGAACTGACGGCGCTGGCCGACGACCTGGCCGGG from Haloarcula litorea encodes:
- a CDS encoding DUF4097 family beta strand repeat-containing protein, producing MSRNITRRTFLAGGAAAALTALTGCSATTPFVGKREESTRTVDAAGLDSLAVDTQIGDIRVVGTDRDDVRIRAVKQASSVRADISKLSLDVQRSDGTLRLQSDWTGSTGLFAGRPSLDLDVELPRSLAVDGVRTRVGDADVTDVAGDLEVRSDTGDVSASGVAGAVTAISQTGDVTVRSPEVLAEATAQTGDVDVEIPAIDGETTVETQTGDVTARVAADLDAALVAQTQTGDVRVDGLTLRESESDDGFSGDSIRGTLGDGGPRLTLEAQTGDVTVRPIE
- a CDS encoding DUF7521 family protein; the encoded protein is MVAVDPATVRFLTAALTAVLGAAVAGLAYRGARRNDSGTMRLLAVGVACIAVLPFLVNYGVAPLADLSDAETLLGVLGCFNAGLVAVLYSLEGT
- a CDS encoding ArsR/SmtB family transcription factor translates to MSESGPDADVVDLVSDDYARTILEATRDEARSVDALSEACDADPSTVYRRVDRLEAADLLETEQRLDPDGHHYKAYRATLDAVHVDLGEDGFTVEVERTESPADTFTRLYEGFK
- a CDS encoding sensor domain-containing protein, producing MGRIPADDRTLRRAARTVLAAPVRTQTYRNLLYLLVAFPLGVVYLVVFSVGLSLGLGLLPILVGVPVLALFLGVALAIAEFERRLSGALLDRPIEHRRSLDGETPRERTTSLLTDPRTWGAVVYLPVKFAVGTLALIVALTSLSTAAALLFVPFYYDQPGVYVGFVTDRPVELHPALYIGWNNLLVGFDTVLSVGAWRVRTLPEALVVAALGAVLMFAALALLNALAVASGWLTSVLLGGGYDIIGRYFASSAE
- a CDS encoding ADP-ribosylglycohydrolase family protein; this encodes MDTETARGVLLGLACGDALGRPVEGWHADRIERRHGTVDSMLGNGVHHLPPGSITDDTEMALCLARSLAERETWDPDDAADRFVAWARDDPTGMGGMTRRVLSRASKGEDWRTAARETWAASPEGQNAGNGSVMRCAPVAVAFAGDRERLVEASRESSRLTHWDPRCVDACAALNLAIAAAARGDDPVASAREGLRATVDDPSEEVLTALDRAVDGEALPVTAYVVDTLTAGAGHALAADSAREAIVAAVNNGGDTDTVGAVAGALAGARFGRERLPDAWLDDLEAREELTALADDLAGLSP